The following DNA comes from Hippoglossus hippoglossus isolate fHipHip1 chromosome 12, fHipHip1.pri, whole genome shotgun sequence.
TCATCAAAGGACAGCTGCTTGGTACTGGTTGCTAAAAAGAGAGATCAGCTTAGATTTTATCTTACGTGTGAATAAGACCTTTTACAACACATTCATTGTGAATTGATACcggtttcaaagtaaaactggCCATAgtatgtaaaatataatcaaCATAAACCAGTAGGAATATTAAGGCCTGGAGTGCATGAGTGCATGATAGAGTGCATGAgattattgatatttatatcttatttttattccttttcGTGCCTGACTGACAATCTGAACTGATTGGtcattttacagacattttatttgcGTTCTTGTAAACATTGATataataaaactcaaaacagTTTCACTATTTGATGTTTCATTCATCACCACAAACTACTATAACATTTAACTATTTAACTGATAATAACTTGATATCCATCAAGGTAAAGAAAAGGCTTCACCACAGGGGATAAGTGTGATGCCACAGAACAGCACTTGCATTGCTCACTTATCATATTGAACCCTTATCTGATGAGCCTATTACAATTCATTACTTTTCTCGATAACATTAATTGTAAAATGCATGTCTACAAACTATGGCAGTGATGAAAGCCATCAATTCACTGGATGTTCTGCTTCAGAAGGTCAGAGCAGGGCCACGCTGATACAGCAAAGGCTAAAGATGCATGTTCCACCTGTGATGCATGTTTCCTTGTCAGCTGCTGTGTAATTGTGTCTGATGACTGTGTGAGTTTTAAGTGCTATTGTATGTTGTTTCTCTAATTGGTTCATGGATGTGTGATGCttttgttgcatgttttattgTATACTATTATATTAGTTACACCTGCACACGCCCTGCTACAACAAGGCAACACAACTGAGCAGAATTTTCTTTGTTGAttaattatacatatatatgacaTTTAGTATGTACAACAAAATCGCCGTTATATACCATTTTACTAAGTCAACGAAAGGATCAACATCTTATAGTTTTATACAAACAGGATATAACTAAGTGTGACCTTGGTTTTCAAGTAAAAATCTAAACCTCAGATTACTACTTCCAACTTCAAAATAAGAAATCAAAAAGATTTGGTAaagatctttttatttatattttaacagcAGGGCTaccacaaaaatgtattaatttttttccaGCTTTGTTACAAACTACCGTTTCCTCTTTGCCGTGTATTGTAAAAGAATAGTGTCCATAATCATCCATATTCCCTATTATGGCAGTGAGTGAAACCAGGGAATCGCTAAAGTTATAAAAGCGTATCTTGGGGGGCACATGAATATCTGATAGTAGTTGAGATACTTCCGTCTAAGTAGATGAAACAGATCTGCTGCTGGATCTACCTCTCAAGAGTACATTCCTTAAGTGTGTGCGTGCCCACTGTGCATCAATCAATCTAATTACTGCTGACTTACTTTCATTTGGAGTTTTAGGAGCAGGCTTCCTCGTGGCCCAGTTGGTCCTGATCTGCCTGCCTCCCAACCACTGCCCTCCCATCTGCTGTATGGCATTCTCTGCATCCTGATTgtacagaggaggaaacacacagaacaaactCCTGGGTCACAGACACcaaatgcaaaacattttactgtgaaCCCTGGCTCCGACTAAGTCAATAAACAGAACCTGCCAATGTTTTCTCAGTCCTCTAACACACAGGCACTACTGACACACTTACCCATTTGTTGAAGAAGGACACAAAGCCATAGCCTTTAGATTTACCTGTGGCCATGTCTTTCACCACTCGACAATCCCTGTTGACAAATATAAACACTCTGTTAgtcaagaaatacatttaatagAGTGATTAAGTTGTGATATTAACCAAGTACCTCAATAATGTTATACCATATCTTTTGTTATTTAGCTGGGGCGATTTTAAGTTTTATCTATGGTGGGGATTTGGGTCGAAATGACAATGACTTAaggtttaaatgtaaaaataaacgACATTAGCATTTGCTGTTATATACTACAGATTGTAGTAAACTAAATGCAGAGATCAGTCTCAAAACAAACCCAACAAAAAATACCAAATTCAAggaagaattttttttactaataAACATTCAGTGTATTCAAATCCTGATacattttattcctctgtgccatAGAGCTCTACTGTTAAAACATAAGTAAACTACTGTTGCACTGGGTGACATGTTTGAGGTCTTCAGGAGTTTACAATAATGGATCTGATTTTAATATATATCACGAGAAGTCCAATCAAAATTacgtgaatgaatgaaaaaatataacTATTTTTTGTGACctgtgttttaacatttttgtgttaGAAACCAATAGTTTTGGGGCtgacagccacagccacagttcagaggacagaaaacagaatTGTACAGACTAATAATTATGAGAATACACTTACGATATTTTCCCAAAAGGAGCAAAAGCTGCTTTTATGTCATCTGTGGTAATTTCAGGACTAAGATCCCCAACAAAGACATGGAAGTGACCTAAAAGAAAGATTCAAATTGTACTTAATGCGGTCATTCATACCAATATGGGTTTATTGCGTTAatttaataataagaaaatTAGCCAACTGACAGGTAAGAAGCAATGCAACATTGTGATCTTGTTTCTTAATATTTAGATGTGTTACTTACTGCTTGTGTCTTTCTTTTGACTGGTTGGCGTTGTGGCCCAGTTGACCTTGACCTCCTGTAAGAGACAGATGTGGAGAACGGGGAAGAGGAAAACGGTGAGGCATAAAATAGcttgcagaggagaggaaggtgcTTTCTTTTCTGTGATTAGAGGTTTTGTCACACCACTTTTACTTAGGTCATATTTTGTGATTGAgaactttttattaaataagGTGGTCTGGTCTCTGTAAGCCACACTTGGGTTCTTAAAACCACCACTAAAAATTGATCATTATCTAATTTTACATACCTTTGcattaattaataaaacaatcaaatacaGTGGAGAATATCAAAGGGATTTAAAGATTTCACCTTCATAATCAGGAACATTGCACTCTCAGTCTAGAACAAATTTGGAGCAAAACTGAAGGAAGTAAGGTCCAAATAACAAGGGACTTACAAACAAGTGATTTTTACGAACTTGTTATACTCCTCAAATGGTCCTTCAATACCTGTTGAGGATAGAATATTTTCAACTGAATGTATTTTTCTTGAAGTTGCTCTTATGTGGATTCTATGTGGAAATAACTTTGCAAAAAGAACACACAGCAGTAAAGATGTAGAGAAGAGCATCAAGTAAAGTAGATCAGAGAATCTAACATGTAGAATGATTACACAGCAGGGCCACGAATAATTAATTCATACACAGATTGGAAACGCACTCAAGGAAAAACCTCATTAAAACAGACAGCATGGAGCATGAAGTGACGATTAAAAAAATTCCAGATAGAACTTAAAATGCTTTTACATCTGTGTTAAGGCACAATGTAAATTACACTATGATTTTTATCAGTTAATGAGTTAAACCAGTTATGTAATTTGGAAAATTAACCTTTAAAGCTTATTAATGTTAAGCATTTGTTGAAACAAGATGCACCATGACTAAACTTAGATATATTGGGGTCTCCTGCGCCGACTAATGTGAGAGAATACATTAAAACAAGTTAATAATTAATTACCGTGGTCAACGAAATAGCTTTTAAGTTTAGGACAACAAGTTGCTGATTAGTCAACCGAATGTTTTTGTACCATGAAAATGAAACCCGAAAATCTCACATTGTTGTAAGTTTAGTTATTATGTTTTCTGGACTCTTTACAGCATTAACATGGCAGAGATCAGTCGTGTTCCCACCCCAGTCATTTCAGAGAGTGCACAGGCAAATATTGTGCTCATgggaataaaacaaattaagtgAAGTGGAAGAGGGAAATAACATGAGTGAGATAAGGTTTAATAAGATACAAGCTTTTCCAGTTGCTTCATTTCAACCCTGCCCACCAAGCCTTGCCCCCGTGGACTCACCCAGGAGATATGATAGCTTACCTTACCCAGTATTTTCCGACCATTCATGGCTGCAATTGTGGCAGTGGCATGTCTATGCTCATAGAACTCCACAAAGCAGTATGGATCATGACCTGCCGTCTGGAGTGTacaggaaacacaaagtaaGTCAGTGTGGCTTCTGTGCATTTCTTAGGAAACATAATGACCTCATTTGGCATTAAAATGGTGGGAAGTAAAGCTGGCTGGAACTGGTCATATTAGAGGGATTATTagctcagcagaaaaacacttaaTGACAGTGAAAATAGATTTGGATGGTCCCAGCACCCCACTCAATAACTAAAGCATCAAACAAAATCTTAGTTTATGTTAAGTGTTAGAAATTAATATAGGCTAATATACACTTATCAGTCAACCACCTAATATCAAAAAGCAACAGTTGTGGATCAACAGGATGAAAAATAGAAGCAGCAAAGGCAGATTGTAAGGAAAGGAAGTCAGGCACTTATCACTGATTTCTTAGAAGCAACAATGTTGTTAAGAGTATTTTCTAATGTTAGAAAAAGATGACAACTGAACTCACATCTACTATCATTTTACAGCTCTTGCAAGGTCCAATTTGGCCAAACAACTCCAAGATGAGGGCCTCTGTCACGTCCCGGGACAGATTCCCCACATACctaaacagaaatataaacaaacaggacagaaacacacaacagtaaTTGCTTAGCAAGTCGCTGTTTGAAAATCCATGTGAATTTAGACTCTGTGAACAAGTTCTGTTACTAATATTAGTGATGGAATATGCAACCCATATTTACACAAACGGCTCCTCTTCTATTGTCTCCCTATAATTTCACTTACTGCTGCCACTGTCCTTGAGTATTACTAAAATGGACCAAAACAGTTTTGTCAAAAGAGAACAGACTAAACTCCAAATGCAATGCCAAACAATCCTACATGTCTGTaacactgaatttaaaaaaaaaataatgggaAGAAGTCTAatcatctgcaccaaattgtacaaactcataaatattattcaaaataaTTTTCAGCATCAACATTCATAAATCATTTTCCTGGGGAATTTTGTGGGGAACTGCTTGCAGTGTTAAGAAAAGTGATAAAAGCCAAATGACTGCCTCTACCCCTTTAACTAGATCtccatcaaaatgtaatgggttatTCCCTGGCCaattccccatccctcccctAAGTGGTGTAAATTGGTTCAGTACGTTTGAAACTAATCGGAAAATGAATCCTTTATGTTGTTAAACAAATAGTTTACTTTTATGTTATAGTGTTGATTATTTTTAGCTCAAACGTATCAAATTTGATGTTTCTAGTTTTCCAAATGTGAGGATTGGTGTTTTTTTGGTATCATACTCGGTAGATGCTCGACTAttgaaaacaagacattttaatatcacTTTGATCTGAGGGTTCATTTGGCAAATGACCATTAGCTATTTTCTGACATCTTCCAGTTTTAATTGAGGTTGAACAATTATATCAACAATATTTCATAGCTTCACCCCTACAATGAGAGAAACGTGTATGTGTAAATGCCAACATCTCATtccctgcaaacaaacaataaaacacctACGATCACTGAGCAATATGTAACAAATACAGCCATTATGAGTCTATTTTTAATCCACACGTAAATGCAAATGTCTCAAGGCTGTTTGCAGGAAGTGGTTCTGAATTCAATAACCATCTCTTCAACCCAATATAGTGAGCAGCCGAGGACAAGTATTATTGAAATACACAGCTACTGACCTTGCTTTACCTCACTGCTGGCTTTAAAAAGACTTAGCTTACTGTTAAGGCGGTTAATaataacaaaccaaaacaataacatcTGCATTAGCCTTTGTTGACATTTAGCCACGTAGCTTGTAAGAGAATGACCCATACAAATAGATTCCTAGGCCTCGGCGACAACATTTATACAGACAAAGTAACGCAGAGGCTGATACACCAAACTCCATTGAAAAAGATGGTAGTTTAATGATCTGTCCATCGTCAGTCTCTGCCGAATTAATCAAATGCGTAAATTAGCGAAATGTATCAAAGGCAAAACACACCAAACACCAATTATAAATAGCAATTCATCTTTGATTCGGTTTTCTTGATGCAGCAGTGTGAACAGACGGGTTTTAGAGATTTGGATTTTTCTGGAATTCgctagcttgttagcatgcAAACCTGCTTGGGTGGTAATTGTGCAGTGGCGAGATCAATACACTGTGGTTTAATTCAATAATGTGTTAATTTTAAAGCACGTGCAGGTGCAATGTGCCCGTGCACGAGAAAAACAGCGTTTAGAGAATTGAGTTCGTTGTGAGGAGACGAGCCACCGCTGCCTGTTACGTGACGAATACAAGTGGTTAGCTTGGTAGCTAGCTAGCTGGCGGTACcgcagacacacgcacacttacAGGGTTTTGGGCTGGTCATCGTCCATTCTGTCACACTTGCTGGCCGAGAACAAGTCGCAACCCTGAGTGTAAATCCACGACTGTCGCGGGCAGCGGCCTGTGACACCGTCCGGTGAGTTTAATGCGCAGTGGAACTGATTTAGCGCCGCTGTTGTCTCCACAGTGAACAATGGGGGGAGCCGACAAAGATGGCGGACGGACCGGGCCTGCATGGAACGCGCATGCGCAGTAGTTCGTCGAAGGCAACTTCTGGCCACATTACAAAATACAGACCAGAGATATCTCAAgtaaacattacattacaagtACTTGTACTTTGTTAATGCCTGAATGGATTTGTACAttcaaaaaaatacacatttacactgAATTTACTTTCTAATTTGAAATAGCAGACACTCCACAGATTCTATTCACTTAAATTTAGTGTTTTCTAATATAATAATGAACTATTATTGACTATTTACACAGtctccacagaaacacacatttgctTATGAACAATATGCTTGGTTTTGGTTTTAGTTTACATTTGTCTCACTTAGGTTTGGTAATTTGTATTACTGATAGATAAAATAAGACTTTGGATGGATTACTGAATAAGCCTAACAGGCACAGGCCTTATTTCTATCAAAACTTGTAACAGTCTCATGGTCTTATTTTATCTAAACCTATAATGATACACCAGAAATGAATTCAGATTCTGTGAGGGCAACCTCTAAATACTGACCAGTGGCAAATCAAGCACAGTACACATTAAGTATTATTTGTATATCTAAATGTAAAGTTTGGTACATTGCATTTATTTGCAAACTTTAGTTAGCAGTTACTTCGCAGATTCTGATTAATACTAATCAAAAATTAATTTATGATGCATTATTATAGCTTTGGATGGGTTACTGAATAGTACCATTAGGTAAAGGCTCAAGCAccaagaggtcagaggtcatcatctgcaaaattttaaagaaacagGCACATAGCAACTACCAAAAAATACTACAGTCTCCTGACTATCTGTCAGATAGGCCCCAGCTCGTTTGGCTGTGGACAGCCCTGTCTAAGCTGGTGATTATAACACAGAAAGCGCCACAGGGCACTTTCATGTTTCCACTTCTGTTCACTCTGCACTCCTCAGATTTCTATAATAAGCACACCACCTACAGAAGAACACTTGATAACTCTGGTCGTGGGCTGTATTAGAGACTGATGGCAAACTTTGTTGAGTGGTGCGGTGGGAATCATCTGCTCCTAAATGTGGAGAAATGTGAAGACCTATTCAAAACCAGAGTGAAATTAAATAAGTACAACAGTGTAATCAAAAACCAGTCAGGACAATATggctttgatttatttattatatcacaGATCTGTACTTCCCAGCAGTatataacaatattttttaGGATAAAACTAATCAAACTTTTTACAATTGAAATTGAATTCAATGCTTTTACTTTAAGACCTGCAAGTTCCCTATTACTGTTTATTTAACAGTTCTCTCAGCCAAATGTGGAGATCTTACATCCAATTtaatatttccacatttatttcacttttttctccTCACTGTGTCTTTGGTAGTTTATCTGAATGAAATCAGCCCTTCCAGATTTGAGCACCTGCAGAACACAACTACCaaaatgtttataaaacacAAGAAGGAATCAtgtaaacttttttaaaaacaatgaaagtcCAGAAACCTGACTAATTGTCACTCTATGACAATTCAACAACAGCTTTGTCATcaattaatttcaaattaatgACAAATACATAACTTACATTGACCTGCTTCCAActaattttttatttcccataaGTCCCGAGGTCACCATGCCTGTACCCTGACGCTGCTGCACGTGGGTGATACAGTCCTGTGCAGTATATACAGAGATGAGTCGAGGCTCTTTTCTCTGCTCAGTCCCACTTTCATCTGGGGCAGATGTTGTGATCGGTGACGAGTTTCTCCATTCTCTTAATCTTGCGTTTGTTCTTGGGCATAGGTTTGTCGTACATGCCGTTCTTCAGTAGATGCTCCTTGCTGTGATGAACCTGAGCACCGTGATCCAGCTGGAAGGAGCACAGGGCTTTGAGGGGCCTCAAAAGAACCTGGACATACAATTTGAAAAAGGGAGAAGTTAATACGAAATACaattattcaaatttattttccattcagTTACTTTTGATATGATATTAAAAGCTTAACACTGGTGTTATAACCCCAGAATCTGCCTGTATCAAAATAATCTACTGATGAAGTGTAAGCAGTTGAATTATTGTAAAATCATATACAATAGGGTCAGCAACAcctgtaattgattatccatttGGCGTTCTACAGTGGTAGTCGAGACTAATGCCTGTTTCTTTCTGGAAGAGGAccatgtgataggagcctgatgaatcagcGAAGGTTAGGTCATGACTGAGAAGACCCAATCAGCAGTTGTGAGTCTttacgtcattgtttccaaacatcgcAGTTTTTGCCCTTCCTTACTTAAATGCAGTCCTGGAGTTTTCAGACTAAAACGGGAGCAgtagcatttccaaacttcccTGTATTAGTGGCTCTAAAACTTCCCTGCATTAGTGGctctaaaaaaaatgtgtgaacacCGGGTGTAactgtagcagagttgatgcgttttcaCATGAAATGTAGTAGTGTGAATGTAGATTGTGATGTTgtactgaaatgtattttattgaaatGGGTTTTTGACTATCTTATCCCACATTACAAATTCACTGTCTTTATTTGACAAcagtggaggagacacagaagGCTATGACCTGCTATAAGGGTCCCGAGGCCAGCAGTCAAACCGAagagagtccccccccccccctttccttaACATTACACCCCCTGGAAATATATTAAAGAGCAACTAAACTGACTCTGTAAGTAATTTCATATTCACTGTGCAATCTGTGGGACAAAAAGTGTGTCAAATCTATATTTTCAGACAATAATTCATAATTATTTCACCACATCACCTCTTGGATGGCGTCATTCTGCTCCAGGATAGACAGAGCGACAGCAGCACATTCCAGCgtggacagacagatgttaGAGGGTTGTGTGCGGATCACGTACTGACTGCACAAAGTCCTGTTGAGCTGCACCTGGTAAACCAAAGCAGAGGTCACCAGTAGTAGTGTGGTATTCTCACGCTGTTGGCAATGGCTCTTATTGATTAATGTCTAGAAGTTAAGAGATAAGCTGATGAAGAGACAGCAGCATGATCTTCAGATTTATATTGAATAAAACGTCTTTAAATACCACAGCAAAGCGTGTCTGTTTCTGGAAAGCTAGCATGCTATCAAAGAAATATATCACACAAAGGGGCAGCAATATACTGGCCTTTTTGGTGACTCTTCTTAACAGCAATAGTAGGATCCCGGTATAAAAGGGGCTATTGGAAAAAGGCCCTTCTCTATAACCACTAAGATTTTGTGATTTACgctgataaataaaacacaaatgggACACAACAGAGGAGAAAGACTTTCAAACACTAACTTGACAAATTTTCAATTTTCTTCACCCCACAATGAGACATTGATTCAAACCTGTTTGGGCAGGTGGAACAGGCTGTTCTTGAGGAACATGCTTTTAGCCTGGTTCCAGGTGCCGtctatgatgatgatgttatgTTTTACAGCTCCTACTTCCTGGTATTTCACTAACTCCTCCAGGTTTTGAGAACTAGGGCCTGGGTACAAGATCAGCGTCCTGCTGTCCCGACACAATGCGGCAAGGTCTGGGTGCCTGAGGGGAAATGAGATTAAGAGAAAAACAGTGTTGTGACATCAGGATATCCGTGTGTtatattagaataaaaaaaaaaacgccttACTTTTCCTCACTGAATCGCCTTCCTACTATGACATTGCATTTTCCTGGAGGCAAACAAGCAGCAAGTAGAGGCACTGTGCGAAGAACTCTGCTCTCCTGAAAGACACATGGTTtgacaattaattaattagagccacaaatgtaaaataaagacaTGATAATGATTGTCATCAGCTAGGATGTCTGTTTAGTGTTTAattgttaaaacatttacatgtatttacatggattcatggatcttgatgaaaaagatgaggcacatttaagggactgataaccatgagtgtgtgcaattggactgttgggccttagtggtGGTATGTTCTCTACTGAGGGTCATTCTTGTTGATATTGAAATCAAATTTCAATGTTGCTATTGTGTATTCTCcacaatcaataaataaatagagagAAATACTGTCACTTGTATTGATGATTAAGACAACATTCGTATTGCACTTTAAATGCAATTTTGTAACATTTGTGTTGAGTCAACTTCGGTGGAAATGTTCTGCAGTAAACCTGGGACTTCGGTGGTGTCATTACATTGTGGTGATGCTACTTTAACTTGAATAAAGGGCCTGCAatcttcctccaccactggtaTTTTGAAGTTAATGTACTTCCATGATTCTTTATGCTCTGGGTTTGCACCCTCATGGTTGGATGCACTTActgtgagtcgctttggatacaagcgtcagctaaatgctatgtaatgtaataaaagcATGAAGCATGCAGATCCCTTTTGACCTGTATGGACTCACCTCTGCGGGATGCTGCACTACGTACAGGCATGTGGAGACCTCCAGGGGTTGTGTTGGCAGAAAGGGGCAGAGACACACCTTCTGAGGGCGACTACATGGGAGGAAAGTTGAAGACGTGAAGCTGTGATATCCCCGTTACTTCCCAGCCTATagccccctctctctgtttcagctGATGTGCATCTGTAACGACATGAACCTGTTCCCTCATCAAAGCATGCCACTTATTTGAGAGGGACGTGGTGGGGCAATCTGCACAACCGACCGTTAGGCTAGCTACATAGCATTAGCTTCGCTTTAATTCAGCTCACCGGCACCGTAAACACGTCGGTCTTCTCTCCTCGACCTCGACCGGAAGGGTGGCCAGGTCTCTGAAAGCGTCGACCAGTCCGTCTTCCGTCCAGGAGCTGTCGCAGGTCCCTGGTCCATTCTCCTCGGGAGACACTGTGGAGCTTAGTCTGGGGGCATCTTCCATGGCGGAGTTAGCAATATGCTAACTTAGCCAACTACTCAAACTCACCGGCTTTACGCCTTACCCACCGAGGTGGGCGAGGACCCGCCCCTGtcctgcctctgattggttaaactcagagctgctgctttgtgaTAGGTTTAGAGAGAAGAGTGGTGATTGGTTGGTCAGAGTCATTTAAAGAGACAGTCCACTACAAATTTCATAGTAGTATAGTatcaggacagacagacagacagacagacaggcaggcaggcaggcaggcagacaggcaggcaggcaggcaggcaggcaggcaggcagacaggcaggcagacaggcaggcagacagacagacagacagacagacagatagatagatagatagatagatagatccaGAGGGAAATTTAGGGTGTAGAAATATCATACCATATTTTGGATTGATTGTAGTTGAGCTTCTTGTTTTACCTGAAAGtcaaattccacacacactATAGTGCAGAAGGGGAAATAATAACCCCAACACAAGTTACTTAATCaaactttaaaacacttttaaagaaTATGTACAATCATATACAATTACTGTACAATTCatagata
Coding sequences within:
- the LOC117771262 gene encoding nucleolysin TIA-1-like isoform X1, giving the protein MDDDQPKTLYVGNLSRDVTEALILELFGQIGPCKSCKMIVDTAGHDPYCFVEFYEHRHATATIAAMNGRKILGKEVKVNWATTPTSQKKDTSSHFHVFVGDLSPEITTDDIKAAFAPFGKISDCRVVKDMATGKSKGYGFVSFFNKWDAENAIQQMGGQWLGGRQIRTNWATRKPAPKTPNETTSTKQLSFDEVVSQSSPSNCTVYCGGVTTGLTEQIMRQTFSPFGQIMEIRVFPDKGYSFVRFNSHEAAAHAIVSVNGTSIEGYVVKCYWGKETTDMVSPIQQVHMPQNTVSFAAQPYSQWGQWYSNTQQIGQYVPNGWQVPSYGVYGQTWDQQGYNHLHAGAGWTGVGAVSNGSMVEPGQGVNGTMLTNQAGMSAAGYHTH
- the dtwd2 gene encoding DTW domain-containing protein 2, translating into MEDAPRLSSTVSPEENGPGTCDSSWTEDGLVDAFRDLATLPVEVEERRPTCLRCRRPQKVCLCPFLPTQPLEVSTCLYVVQHPAEESRVLRTVPLLAACLPPGKCNVIVGRRFSEEKHPDLAALCRDSRTLILYPGPSSQNLEELVKYQEVGAVKHNIIIIDGTWNQAKSMFLKNSLFHLPKQVQLNRTLCSQYVIRTQPSNICLSTLECAAVALSILEQNDAIQEVLLRPLKALCSFQLDHGAQVHHSKEHLLKNGMYDKPMPKNKRKIKRMEKLVTDHNICPR
- the LOC117771262 gene encoding nucleolysin TIA-1-like isoform X4; its protein translation is MQARSVRHLCRLPPLFTVETTAALNQFHCALNSPDGVTGRCPRQSWIYTQGCDLFSASKCDRMDDDQPKTLYVGNLSRDVTEALILELFGQIGPCKSCKMIVDTAGHDPYCFVEFYEHRHATATIAAMNGRKILGKEVKVNWATTPTSQKKDTSSHFHVFVGDLSPEITTDDIKAAFAPFGKISDCRVVKDMATGKSKGYGFVSFFNKWDAENAIQQMGGQWLGGRQIRTNWATRKPAPKTPNETTSTKQLSFDEVVSQSSPSNCTVYCGGVTTGLTEQIMRQTFSPFGQIMEIRVFPDKGYSFVRFNSHEAAAHAIVSVNGTSIEGYVVKCYWGKETTDMVSPIQQQNTVSFAAQPYSQWGQWYSNTQQIGQYVPNGWQVPSYGVYGQTWDQQGYNHLHAGAGWTGVGAVSNGSMVEPGQGVNGTMLTNQAGMSAAGYHTH
- the LOC117771262 gene encoding nucleolysin TIA-1-like isoform X3, giving the protein MQARSVRHLCRLPPLFTVETTAALNQFHCALNSPDGVTGRCPRQSWIYTQGCDLFSASKCDRMDDDQPKTLYVGNLSRDVTEALILELFGQIGPCKSCKMIVDTAGHDPYCFVEFYEHRHATATIAAMNGRKILGKEVKVNWATTPTSQKKDTSSHFHVFVGDLSPEITTDDIKAAFAPFGKISDCRVVKDMATGKSKGYGFVSFFNKWDAENAIQQMGGQWLGGRQIRTNWATRKPAPKTPNETTSTKQLSFDEVVSQSSPSNCTVYCGGVTTGLTEQIMRQTFSPFGQIMEIRVFPDKGYSFVRFNSHEAAAHAIVSVNGTSIEGYVVKCYWGKETTDMVSPIQQVHMPQQNTVSFAAQPYSQWGQWYSNTQQIGQYVPNGWQVPSYGVYGQTWDQQGYNHLHAGAGWTGVGAVSNGSMVEPGQGVNGTMLTNQAGMSAAGYHTH
- the LOC117771262 gene encoding nucleolysin TIA-1-like isoform X2, with amino-acid sequence MDDDQPKTLYVGNLSRDVTEALILELFGQIGPCKSCKMIVDTAGHDPYCFVEFYEHRHATATIAAMNGRKILGKEVKVNWATTPTSQKKDTSSHFHVFVGDLSPEITTDDIKAAFAPFGKISDCRVVKDMATGKSKGYGFVSFFNKWDAENAIQQMGGQWLGGRQIRTNWATRKPAPKTPNETTSTKQLSFDEVVSQSSPSNCTVYCGGVTTGLTEQIMRQTFSPFGQIMEIRVFPDKGYSFVRFNSHEAAAHAIVSVNGTSIEGYVVKCYWGKETTDMVSPIQQNTVSFAAQPYSQWGQWYSNTQQIGQYVPNGWQVPSYGVYGQTWDQQGYNHLHAGAGWTGVGAVSNGSMVEPGQGVNGTMLTNQAGMSAAGYHTH